From the genome of Colias croceus chromosome 9, ilColCroc2.1, one region includes:
- the LOC123694611 gene encoding uncharacterized protein LOC123694611, which produces MLRLIILCCFFQIAFFSDAPCIIDLECMECIPDNMPLVASHRASNSTVVIPVGDEVVFSCGGGRLLAYPLMSTVSAVCEAGRYRVRQDSKLRHLLELGCQENIFEDVLHTVEYCGLPLQGRAYQIIEATRNARHLATLCFDEDRGIPTLAHVSNAAANVLRMPPHSEQRSPLTLLGNFNHMFDANTRHAAEKLYSDDIRMNRRLHEIFRHEKFTFADQSLTGTKLLSSYYFDDQNMRVTDFVSNKVPVWKSVANGNLHHLHRDVAKFMKLTRPHATLDVYAGTHGVLSLRTGHTRAEIFLKPERFPVPKYIWTLVHDKRSEKALAIVVLNDPFVAVSEIRDAVFCESACGRVSWLHGLRKHRNYEIPLYGLTFCCEVQNFTSVVNEMPKEILKNVPGGNSGMLTELYA; this is translated from the exons CACCATGCATAATAGACTTAGAATGCATGGAGTGTATCCCGGACAACATGCCGCTAGTGGCTTCACACAGAGCGTCCAACAGTACCGTAGTTATTCCTGTGGGGGATGAGGTAGTGTTCTCGTGTGGAGGGGGGCGGTTACTCGCCTACCCCCTGATGAGCACTGTGAGCGCGGTGTGCGAGGCGGGGAGGTATCGTGTGAGACAGGACAGTAAACTGCGGCATTTGCTCGAGCTGGGCTGCCAGGAGAATATATTCGAAGATGTGTTGCATACG GTGGAATACTGCGGGTTACCGCTACAAGGGCGCGCGTATCAAATCATAGAAGCTACTAGAAACGCGCGCCACCTCGCCACGCTGTGCTTCGACGAAGACCGCGGCATCCCCACACTCGCACACGTCAGCAATGCCGCAGCTAATGTACTTAGAATGCCGCCACACAGCGAACAACGCTCTCCACTCACTTTACTAGGAAATTTCAATCACATGTTCGACGCCAACACGCGGCACGCCGCTGAAAAACTCTATTCTGACGACATACGCATGAACCGGCGTCTGCATGAAATATTCCGACACGAGAAGTTCACGTTCGCCGACCAATCACTGACCGGCACCAAACTGCTCAGCAGCTATTACTTCGACGACCAGAACATGCGAGTTACGGACTTCGTGTCAAATAAAGTGCCGGTTTGGAAGAGCGTCGCGAATGGAAATCTACACCATTTGCATCGGGATGTCGCCAAGTTCATGAAGCTAACTAGACCACATGCCACTTTGGACGTGTACGCGGGAACGCATGGAGTGCTTTCTTTGCGAACTGGTCATACTAGAGCAGAGATATTCCTTAAGCCAGAGCGGTTCCCGGTGCCCAAATACATTTGGACACTTGTCCACGATAAGAGGAGCGAGAAAGCGTTAGCTATAGTGGTTTTAAACGACCCATTTGTGGCCGTGAGCGAGATTCGCGACGCAGTCTTCTGTGAGAGCGCGTGTGGACGAGTATCTTGGTTACACGGTTTAAGGAAACATAGAAACTATGAAATTCCTCTCTACGGTCTGACCTTCTGCTGCGAAGTGCAGAACTTTACGTCTGTCGTCAATGAGATGCCGAAagagatattgaaaaatgt